The following are encoded in a window of Campylobacter sp. MIT 12-8780 genomic DNA:
- a CDS encoding NAD(+) kinase: protein MQNELDYKNIRKIGLVSRHNTQLDDEISFLARLLKARAIELFLSDESSCSLDLKRLDFDTLCKECDLIISLGGDGTLISLCRRLWRYDKAVLGINAGNLGFLTDFKVSEAEDFFEDFFRGEFMLEKPFLLEINLEKKDGTKLNKIAFNDAVFRQSNSFSMTHIKVLEKGKVFNEYNGDGLIIATPAGSTAYNLSANGPIVYALAEVFLLTPICSHSLTQRPIVLPRCFKLEVQASDCVLCIDGQENFLLKDYKNVQLGLSDKSVRLIHRKNRNYFQVLKEKLRWGE, encoded by the coding sequence ATGCAAAATGAACTAGATTATAAAAACATACGAAAAATAGGGCTTGTCTCAAGGCATAACACACAACTTGATGATGAAATTTCTTTTCTTGCAAGACTTTTAAAGGCAAGAGCTATAGAGCTTTTTTTAAGCGATGAAAGTTCTTGCTCGCTTGATTTAAAAAGACTTGATTTTGATACACTTTGCAAAGAATGCGATCTTATCATCTCTTTGGGTGGTGATGGCACACTTATATCTTTGTGTCGCAGGCTTTGGAGGTATGATAAAGCAGTTTTAGGGATCAATGCTGGCAATCTTGGCTTTTTAACGGATTTTAAAGTAAGCGAGGCTGAGGATTTTTTTGAGGATTTTTTTCGGGGCGAATTTATGCTTGAAAAACCTTTTTTACTCGAGATAAATCTTGAAAAAAAAGACGGCACAAAGCTTAATAAAATCGCTTTTAATGACGCTGTTTTTCGTCAAAGCAATTCCTTTTCAATGACGCATATTAAAGTTTTAGAAAAAGGCAAGGTGTTTAATGAATACAACGGAGATGGACTTATCATCGCTACTCCAGCTGGCTCAACAGCGTATAATCTAAGCGCAAATGGTCCTATAGTCTATGCTTTGGCTGAAGTTTTTTTACTCACTCCCATTTGCTCTCATTCACTTACCCAACGCCCTATCGTTTTGCCAAGGTGCTTTAAGCTTGAAGTGCAGGCGAGTGATTGTGTGCTTTGCATAGATGGACAAGAGAATTTCTTACTCAAAGACTATAAAAACGTGCAGCTTGGCTTAAGTGATAAAAGCGTTCGCTTGATACACAGAAAAAATAGAAATTATTTTCAAGTTTTAAAAGAAAAACTTCGTTGGGGAGAATAA